In Zingiber officinale cultivar Zhangliang chromosome 8B, Zo_v1.1, whole genome shotgun sequence, a single genomic region encodes these proteins:
- the LOC122015469 gene encoding RING finger and transmembrane domain-containing protein 2-like, protein MESSGGSSDHHRSQSTEASGGSSRRYRVHFSPSRFIQARLSAALELFGVFRTRGSRAGSDELIGGRSRGHGHRRIDVSGVDGGEVSIRIVGAGDPEGLRTGSEREGSSIDVGISSGLVRGPIGRQPQGGDGEGNNVVREVPLPSSSAPASASPVDSGSSDGESNASGGNNRDALHQRYDIQQVARWIEQILPFSLLLLVVFIRQHLQGFFVTIWIAAVMFKSNDILRKQTALKNDRKLSMLVGITLVFVIHIFGVYWWYNNDNLLYPLVMLPPKEILPFWHALFIIMVNDTMVRQAAMVVKCILLIYYKNGRGHNYRKQGQMLTVVEYFLLLYRALLPTPVWYRFFLNKEYGSLFSSITTGLYLTFKLTSVIEKVQSFLTVLRALSRKEVHYGSYATTEQVTAAGDLCAICQEKMLAPILLSCKHIFCEDCVSEWFERERTCPLCRALVKPSDLRSFSDGSTSLFFQLF, encoded by the exons ATGGAAAGCTCCGGAGGAAGCTCCGATCACCACCGAAGCCAGTCGACAGAAGCCTCCGGTGGGTCGTCGAGGAGGTACAGGGTGCACTTTTCGCCGTCCCGTTTCATCCAGGCGCGGCTCTCGGCTGCTCTGGAGCTCTTTGGGGTCTTTCGGACGAGAGGAAGTCGTGCGGGGAGCGACGAATTAATCGGAGGCCGGTCTCGAGGTCATGGCCACCGTCGGATCGATGTTTCCGGGGTCGACGGCGGGGAGGTTTCGATACGGATTGTTGGGGCCGGAGACCCGGAGGGTCTGAGAACGGGGTCAGAGAGAGAAGGAAGCTCCATTGATGTTGGGATTTCGAGCGGATTGGTTAGAGGTCCCATTGGGAGGCAGCCGCAGGGAGGAGATGGCGAGGGCAATAATGTGGTACGGGAAGTGCCTTTGCCATCTTCCTCTGCGCctgcatctgcctcacctgttgATAGTGGAAGCTCGGACGGTGAGTCTAACGCCAGTGGAGGTAATAATAGAGACGCATTGCACCAGAGATACGATATACAACAGGTGGCCAGATGGATAGAACAGATTCTCCCGTTCTCTTTGTTGCTTTTGGTAGTCTTTATAAGACAGCATTTGCAAG GTTTCTTTGTCACAATTTGGATTGCTGCGGTGATGTTTAAGTCGAATGATATTTTGAGGAAGCAAACTGCCTTAAAG AATGATAGAAAACTCTCTATGCTTGTTGGAATCACACTAGTGTTTGTTATTCATATATTTGGAGTGTACTGGTGGTACAATAATGACAACCTTCTTTACCCACTAGTCATGCTTCCCCCAAAGGAAATACTGCCATTTTGGCATGCCTTATTTATCATCATGGTCAACG ATACAATGGTACGCCAAGCAGCAATGGTTGTTAAGTGTATTTTGTTGATCTACTACAAAAATGGTAGAGGACACAATTACCGCAAGCAG GGGCAAATGTTGACAGTTGTGGAATACTTTCTTCTTTTGTATCGTGCTCTGTTGCCAACTCCTGTTTGGTACAGGTTCTTCCTGAACAAGGAGTATGGCAGCCTCTTTTCGTCTATAACTACAGGGCTATACCTTACTTTCAAGCTGACATCAGTTATTGAAAAA GTTCAATCGTTTTTGACTGTATTAAGGGCACTATCGAGGAAAGAAGTACATTATGGGTCATATGCAACCACTGAACAG GTAACTGCTGCCGGTGATCTCTGTGCCATTTGTCAAGAGAAAATGCTTGCTCCTATTCTTCTTAGCTGTAAACATATTTTCTGCGAGGACTGCGTCTCCGAATG GTTCGAGCGAGAACGGACTTGCCCATTGTGCAGAGCGCTGGTGAAACCGTCAGACCTCCGATCATTCAGTGATGGCTCTACCAGCTTATTCTTTCAGTTGTTCTAA
- the LOC122014525 gene encoding probable calcium-binding protein CML27 produces MGEVGEAAQQPLLAAELVRPSPSFRLRTQSLNTLRLRRIFDLFDHDGDGEITIEELAFALDRLGLGADPGELRSTFSAYIPSDRAGLAFEDFETLHRALGDALLGGSATEPSDLAAVEEEMREAFRVFDEDGDGFISAAELQSVLAKLGLPEGRNIERVREMIGSVDSNADGRVDFCEFKHMMEGIAVWGA; encoded by the coding sequence ATGGGCGAAGTGGGTGAGGCCGCCCAACAGCCGCTTCTGGCAGCGGAACTCGTTCGTCCGTCGCCGTCCTTCCGCCTCAGAACCCAGAGCCTCAATACCCTCCGCCTCCGACGCATCTTCGACCTTTTCGACCACGACGGCGACGGGGAGATCACTATCGAGGAGCTCGCCTTCGCCCTCGACCGCCTCGGCCTCGGAGCTGATCCAGGCGAGCTCCGATCCACCTTCTCCGCCTACATCCCGTCCGATCGCGCCGGTCTCGCCTTCGAGGACTTCGAGACCCTCCACCGCGCGCTCGGCGACGCCCTCTTGGGCGGATCCGCCACCGAGCCGTCGGATCTAGCGGCGGTGGAGGAGGAGATGAGGGAGGCGTTCCGGGTGTTTGACGAGGACGGCGACGGGTTCATCTCGGCGGCAGAGCTGCAGTCGGTGCTGGCCAAGCTGGGGCTTCCGGAGGGGCGCAACATCGAGCGGGTGCGGGAGATGATCGGCTCCGTCGACAGCAACGCCGACGGCCGGGTGGATTTCTGCGAGTTCAAGCACATGATGGAGGGCATCGCCGTGTGGGGCGCCTGA
- the LOC122014523 gene encoding zinc finger CCCH domain-containing protein 53-like isoform X2 — protein sequence MDGFEATRVVMSRIQALDSENAHRIMRLLLMQEHGQQGMIHLAFAPDALFQSVVVRAGVELGVATGTTSAAASPVLLGQNSWAPPPSVLSRSNSGTARDGLSDEQWSSDELVSPNNLGLSPFYGGVGSDLMDELFLGDYGAAARKSDPNGGEPFHLGIEHRGPSGNGMKWGTNGHHHDRSSSGDGFAWKPCVYFARGYCKNGNACRFLHGLPEDGASALKLMASAFPFSPTGSVPPSPSSFSSQRATTAEAVAAMMLAGEESHNFMGRTRTERGNLMTTNPGSRQIYLTFPADSTFTEQDVSNYFSNYGPVQDVRIPFQQKRMFGFVTFVYSETVKLIFSMGNPHNVCDSRVLVKPYKEKIKNPDKFRKQQQQQQVQTFDHLQQLVPMLSDSGSYNHELLLRRKLQEQQQAVELQRSIELQWRRFSGLQLDLSDRSLSSASASINSPFVAVTRPISSMDSSSSGTNSPREDKSPRVAEPEEKTNNFDKDDGLLESIDHGLPDSPFASPIVHAGFTL from the exons ATGGATGGCTTCGAGGCGACGAGGGTAGTGATGTCGAGGATCCAAGCCCTGGACTCGGAGAACGCCCATAGAATCATGCGGCTGCTCTTGATGCAGGAGCACGGCCAGCAGGGGATGATTCACCTCGCCTTCGCCCCTGACGCGCTGTTCCAGTCGGTGGTGGTGAGAGCAGGCGTGGAGCTCGGCGTCGCCACTGGAACAACTTCCGCCGCAGCTTCGCCGGTGCTCCTCGGCCAGAACTCCTGGGCTCCACCGCCCTCCGTCTTATCCCGCTCCAACAGCGGCACCGCCCGCGATGGGTTGAGCGATGAGCAATGGAGCTCCGACGAGCTCGTTAGCCCTAATAATCTCGGTCTCTCACCCTTCTATGGCGGCGTCGGATCCGATCTAATGGATGAATTATTCCTCGGTGACTACGGCGCGGCCGCCCGCAAATCGGACCCTAATGGCGGCGAACCGTTCCACCTCGGCATCGAGCACCGGGGCCCGAGCGGGAACGGCATGAAGTGGGGGACCAACGGCCACCACCACGACCGGAGCAGCTCCGGCGACGGGTTCGCCTGGAAGCCGTGCGTCTACTTCGCTAGAGGCTATTGCAAGAACGGCAACGCCTGTCGGTTCCTTCACGGGCTCCCGGAGGACGGAGCCAGCGCCTTGAAGCTCATGGCATCGGCGTTCCCCTTCTCGCCAACTGGTTCGGTGCCGCCATCGCCTTCGTCGTTCTCGAGCCAAAG AGCAACAACTGCTGAGGCCGTCGCGGCGATGATGCTGGCGGGGGAGGAATCTCATAACTTCATGGGTAGAACAAGAACTGAAAGAGGCAATTTGATGACGACTAATCCTGGCTCGAGACAGATTTACTTGACGTTCCCAGCCGACAGCACATTCACTGAACAGGATGTCTCCAATTACTTCAG CAATTACGGGCCGGTGCAAGACGTGAGGATCCCTTTCCAGCAGAAGAGAATGTTTGGTTTCGTGACCTTCGTCTACTCGGAGACCGTAAAGCTGATCTTCTCCATGGGGAATCCTCATAACGTCTGCGATTCTCGGGTTCTCGTCAAGCCTTACAAGGAGAAGATCAAGAACCCTGATAAATTCAG aaagcagcagcagcagcagcaagttCAAACCTTTGATCACCTTCAACAACTTG TACCGATGTTGTCCGATAGTGGCAGTTACAACCACGAGCTGCTTCTGAGAAGAAAGCTACAAGAGCAGCAACAAGCAGTGGAGCTACAGCGATCCATCGAGCTGCAATGGCGACGATTTTCGGGTCTCCAGCTTGACTTAAGCGACAGAAGCTTGTCCTCAGCTTCAGCTTCCATCAACTCTCCCTTTGTCGCTGTTACTAGACCGATCAGTAGTATGGATAGCAGTAGCAGTGGGACTAACTCACCAAGAGAAG ATAAGAGCCCTCGTGTCGCAGAACCAGAAGAGAAGACAAACAATTTCGATAAAGATGATGGTTTGCTAGAAAG CATTGACCATGGCTTGCCTGATAGCCCATTCGCCTCACCGATCGTTCATGCTGGATTCACTCTCTAA
- the LOC122014523 gene encoding zinc finger CCCH domain-containing protein 53-like isoform X1 has protein sequence MDGFEATRVVMSRIQALDSENAHRIMRLLLMQEHGQQGMIHLAFAPDALFQSVVVRAGVELGVATGTTSAAASPVLLGQNSWAPPPSVLSRSNSGTARDGLSDEQWSSDELVSPNNLGLSPFYGGVGSDLMDELFLGDYGAAARKSDPNGGEPFHLGIEHRGPSGNGMKWGTNGHHHDRSSSGDGFAWKPCVYFARGYCKNGNACRFLHGLPEDGASALKLMASAFPFSPTGSVPPSPSSFSSQRATTAEAVAAMMLAGEESHNFMGRTRTERGNLMTTNPGSRQIYLTFPADSTFTEQDVSNYFSNYGPVQDVRIPFQQKRMFGFVTFVYSETVKLIFSMGNPHNVCDSRVLVKPYKEKIKNPDKFRKQQQQQQVQTFDHLQQLAVPMLSDSGSYNHELLLRRKLQEQQQAVELQRSIELQWRRFSGLQLDLSDRSLSSASASINSPFVAVTRPISSMDSSSSGTNSPREDKSPRVAEPEEKTNNFDKDDGLLESIDHGLPDSPFASPIVHAGFTL, from the exons ATGGATGGCTTCGAGGCGACGAGGGTAGTGATGTCGAGGATCCAAGCCCTGGACTCGGAGAACGCCCATAGAATCATGCGGCTGCTCTTGATGCAGGAGCACGGCCAGCAGGGGATGATTCACCTCGCCTTCGCCCCTGACGCGCTGTTCCAGTCGGTGGTGGTGAGAGCAGGCGTGGAGCTCGGCGTCGCCACTGGAACAACTTCCGCCGCAGCTTCGCCGGTGCTCCTCGGCCAGAACTCCTGGGCTCCACCGCCCTCCGTCTTATCCCGCTCCAACAGCGGCACCGCCCGCGATGGGTTGAGCGATGAGCAATGGAGCTCCGACGAGCTCGTTAGCCCTAATAATCTCGGTCTCTCACCCTTCTATGGCGGCGTCGGATCCGATCTAATGGATGAATTATTCCTCGGTGACTACGGCGCGGCCGCCCGCAAATCGGACCCTAATGGCGGCGAACCGTTCCACCTCGGCATCGAGCACCGGGGCCCGAGCGGGAACGGCATGAAGTGGGGGACCAACGGCCACCACCACGACCGGAGCAGCTCCGGCGACGGGTTCGCCTGGAAGCCGTGCGTCTACTTCGCTAGAGGCTATTGCAAGAACGGCAACGCCTGTCGGTTCCTTCACGGGCTCCCGGAGGACGGAGCCAGCGCCTTGAAGCTCATGGCATCGGCGTTCCCCTTCTCGCCAACTGGTTCGGTGCCGCCATCGCCTTCGTCGTTCTCGAGCCAAAG AGCAACAACTGCTGAGGCCGTCGCGGCGATGATGCTGGCGGGGGAGGAATCTCATAACTTCATGGGTAGAACAAGAACTGAAAGAGGCAATTTGATGACGACTAATCCTGGCTCGAGACAGATTTACTTGACGTTCCCAGCCGACAGCACATTCACTGAACAGGATGTCTCCAATTACTTCAG CAATTACGGGCCGGTGCAAGACGTGAGGATCCCTTTCCAGCAGAAGAGAATGTTTGGTTTCGTGACCTTCGTCTACTCGGAGACCGTAAAGCTGATCTTCTCCATGGGGAATCCTCATAACGTCTGCGATTCTCGGGTTCTCGTCAAGCCTTACAAGGAGAAGATCAAGAACCCTGATAAATTCAG aaagcagcagcagcagcagcaagttCAAACCTTTGATCACCTTCAACAACTTG CAGTACCGATGTTGTCCGATAGTGGCAGTTACAACCACGAGCTGCTTCTGAGAAGAAAGCTACAAGAGCAGCAACAAGCAGTGGAGCTACAGCGATCCATCGAGCTGCAATGGCGACGATTTTCGGGTCTCCAGCTTGACTTAAGCGACAGAAGCTTGTCCTCAGCTTCAGCTTCCATCAACTCTCCCTTTGTCGCTGTTACTAGACCGATCAGTAGTATGGATAGCAGTAGCAGTGGGACTAACTCACCAAGAGAAG ATAAGAGCCCTCGTGTCGCAGAACCAGAAGAGAAGACAAACAATTTCGATAAAGATGATGGTTTGCTAGAAAG CATTGACCATGGCTTGCCTGATAGCCCATTCGCCTCACCGATCGTTCATGCTGGATTCACTCTCTAA